The Panthera tigris isolate Pti1 chromosome A1, P.tigris_Pti1_mat1.1, whole genome shotgun sequence region AACATAACCTAACACTAGGCTATATTCAAAGAGCAAATTAATTCACATTTACTAATGCTGCCAACAGCAGTTCCTCCGATAAAATTTGACAAAGCTAATAAGCTTCATTTTAGAcaggagattttatttttctcctatggAAATTTTGAAACAAGAGTTAAGGACACTaccaagaaacaaacttttgagagaaaagagcGAGCGCacgagaagggacagagagggagatacagaatccgaatcaggctccaggctgagctgtcagcagagtctgacctggggctcaaaccataaactgtgagatccatgacctgagctgaagttggctgcttaacagACTGCGCCATGCTgcaagaaaaaaactcaaaaaactcTTAACTACTgaaaacaaactaatggttaccacaGGCAGTAGGGGGTAGAATAGGTGaagtgatagggattaaggagtccATTTGTGAGGAGCACCaggtaatgtatggaagtgttgaatcattagactgtacacctgaaattaagagaacactgtatgttaactataccggAATAAAAATCCgaaagaatggacaaaaaaatccCATGTACCCAATACCCAATCTCAATTATCAAGCTACATTCCTTCTAGATCATTTCTAACTGATCACTTCTACTTTGTACCATGAAATAAACCTCAAGGTCAAACTATCAGTTACTGACAGTCAGTACAAAGAACATTTAGGTTAATCATTCTATAGTTCAACATTCttgcttttaagtatttttgttttgatttttacaatcatttttagagagagaaaatcttaagcaggctccatgctcagtgtggaggttgatgcaatgtggggctcgatcccatgacctgagctgaaatcaagagtcagatgctcaactgagccacccaggagccccaaacaaGTTTTTCTTCTATGTCTCAATTTGCCAGGCATACACTTCCACTCAATAATCTAGTGACTTTCTTGCTGTCATAAACAGAATTACAACATGGATTGCGAACCTTTAGATACTCAAACACCAGAGCAAGGAGCAACTTGAGGGCGTTTATCATACTGGGTCCCCAGGGAGATGGATCTCAGAAAGTACACTGCTAGGGTTTCCCGACATGATTCCTGCTTTAAGTGCAGTTAGTTTTTGAAACCCTCTCTCTATACAGGAACTGAACATTTATTCCACAGAGAGTAGAAAAAACTATGAATCCCATTTACTGTAGAGAATCCTGAATTAATGGTATTCCCATTCTCCTTAAATGGAAAGGTATACACTGCATCTCTATACTAaggaaaataagacacaaaacaTTTTTGGTATATGAAAATTTATTGTCACGTTTTCATCATCAAAACTTAAGATCTTGgtctttccttcttgcctttgtatAAGGCCAAAAGAGAGACATTGGCTACTTTGACGACCTTAAAGCGAACTCCAGGAATGTCACCAACAGCATGACCTTTGCGACCAAATCCAGCAACCAGAACCTCATCGTTTTCCTAGAATAAAATCAACAGTTTACTTCCAGTGTGAGTGGCAATCACTAAAAATACCCATTCTTCATATAAAAAACCGGGCAAAACCATctcaaaaacagaagcaacagCAGACTAACACACTTACctcaataaaattcaaacaacCATCATTGGGTACAAAGGCGGTGATTTTCTTGCCATTCTTGATCAGCTGGACCCTGACACACTTCCTGATGGCAGAATTTGGCTGTTTGGCTTCAACCCCTCTAAAACATAAAGAGCAAAACAGTGAGGTGCCTTTCTGAGAAGGCATACATTTTAGTTTGTTAGGCAGAGAATTCATTAGACATTATGCTCTTTCCACCTAGTCGGTCTAATCCTAAATTGGTTAACTCCTGTGATTTCAACCAAGCTTTTCCTCAGGGAAAATCTCTGGGCCCTTACCAGTTGtaaaaaatatgaatcaaaaatAAGAGGTACAAAGACTACTGACTGGCAGTGCATTGATTAGTGCCTtagaaattatcatttttttgtaAAGTCAACCTTCATGCAACTCAACCTCAGATTTGCAACCTCAGGCAAGAAACTTCTCTTTACCCTAATTGTCCCAACTAGAAAGATGTGATTGCTAAGAATAAAATGGTTGAGTGGCAATTACTTAAGACAGCTCATCCCTTCATTGTTACTACCAACCCCCTCCAATGCTATCCCTAAGCGATTCAAAACCCTTAGTTACCTAACCCCTAAGCCCTCACGTTACCAACTTCCAGACAAATATTCTACCCAAACACTTTAGAATTTGTATCTAAAATTAACCACTTCAGATGTATTTGTTTCGCGTTACCATAGTAAAAGAAACCCTGAAGAAAAAGTGTGGACTTTCACTTACACTTTTTCCAGCACAATTCCTTTCGCATGGGAAGCGCCTCCAAAAGGGTTGGCCTTCAGGGCTGTGCCCAAATGGGCTTTCT contains the following coding sequences:
- the RPS23 gene encoding 40S ribosomal protein S23 gives rise to the protein MQVRWFRISHKLNKTQILESGANLSFSKGASFGSGTAQTVAWVLGWAELVRSGLWLLPVRLPSFARARGAGRMGKCRGLRTARKLRSHRRDQKWHDKQYKKAHLGTALKANPFGGASHAKGIVLEKVGVEAKQPNSAIRKCVRVQLIKNGKKITAFVPNDGCLNFIEENDEVLVAGFGRKGHAVGDIPGVRFKVVKVANVSLLALYKGKKERPRS